Proteins encoded within one genomic window of Saccharomyces paradoxus chromosome V, complete sequence:
- the MET6 gene encoding 5-methyltetrahydropteroyltriglutamate-homocysteine S-methyltransferase (Cobalamin-independent methionine synthase~similar to YER091C), whose amino-acid sequence MVQSAVLGFPRIGPNRELKKATEGYWNGKITVDELFKVGKDLRTQNWKLQKEAGVDIIPSNDFSFYDQVLDLSLLFNVIPDRYTKYDLSPIDTLFAMGRGLQRKATETEKAVDVTALEMVKWFDSNYHYVRPTFSKTTQFKLNGQKPVDEFLEAKELGVQTRPVLLGPVSYLFLGKADKDSLDLEPLFLLEQLLPLYAEVLSKLAAAGATEVQIDEPVLVLDLPANAQAAIKKAYTYFGKQSNLPKITLATYFGTVVPNLDAIKGLPVAALHVDFVRAPEQFDEVIAAIGDKQTLSVGIVDGRNIWKNDFKKSSAIVNKAIEKLGADRVVVATSSSLLHTPVDLNNETKLDAEIKGFFSFATQKLDEVVVITKNVSGQDVAAALEANAKSVESRGKSKFIHDSAVKARVASIDEKMSTRSAPFEQRLPEQQKVFNLPLFPTTTIGSFPQTKDIRINRNKFNKGTISAEEYEKFINSEIEKVIRFQEEIGLDVLVHGEPERNDMVQYFGEQINGYAFTVNGWVQSYGSRYVRPPIIVGDLSRPKAMSVKESVYAQSITSKPVKGMLTGPITCLRWSFPRDDVDQKTQAMQLALALRDEVNDLEAAGIKVIQVDEPALREGLPLREGAERSAYYTWAAEAFRVATSGVANKTQIHSHFCYSDLDPNHIKALDADVVSIEFSKKDDANYIAEFKNYPNHIGLGLFDIHSPRIPSKDEFIAKISTILKSYPAEKFWVNPDCGLKTRGWEETRLSLTHMVEAAKYFREQYKN is encoded by the coding sequence ATGGTTCAATCTGCTGTCTTAGGGTTCCCAAGAATCGGTCCAAACAGAGAATTAAAGAAGGCCACTGAAGGTTACTGGAACGGTAAAATCACCGTCGATGAATTGTTCAAGGTCGGTAAGGACTTGAGAACTCAAAACTGGAAGTTGCAAAAGGAAGCTGGTGTTGATATTATCCCATCCAATGACTTCTCCTTTTACGACCAAGTCTTGGATCTGTCTTTGTTGTTTAACGTCATTCCAGATCGTTACACTAAGTACGATCTATCTCCAATCGACACTTTATTTGCCATGGGTAGAGGTCTACAAAGAAAGGCCACTGAAACCGAAAAGGCCGTCGATGTCACCGCTTTGGAAATGGTTAAATGGTTTGACTCTAACTACCATTACGTTAGACCAACTTTCTCTAAGACCACACAGTTCAAATTGAACGGCCAAAAGCCagttgatgaatttttggaagCCAAGGAATTAGGTGTTCAAACTAGACCTGTCCTATTAGGTCCAGTTTCTTACTTATTTTTGGGTAAGGCAGACAAAGACTCTCTTGATTTGGAACCATTGTTCCTTTTGGAACAATTGTTGCCTCTATATGCTGAGGTCCTATCTAAATTGGCTGCTGCTGGTGCCACTGAAGTTCAAATTGACGAACCTGTCTTAGTCTTGGACTTGCCTGCTAACGCTCAAGCTGCCATCAAGAAGGCTTACACTTACTTCGGTAAGCAAAGCAATCTACCAAAAATTACTTTGGCTACTTACTTCGGTACCGTTGTCCCTAACTTAGATGCCATCAAGGGTTTACCGGTTGCCGCTTTACACGTTGACTTTGTTAGAGCTCCTGAACAATTCGACGAAGTCATTGCCGCCATCGGTGACAAACAAACCTTGTCCGTTGGTATTGTTGACGGTAGAAACATTTGGAAAAACGATTTCAAGAAGTCTTCCGCTATCGTTAACAAGGCTATCGAAAAGTTAGGTGCTGACAGAGTTGTTGTTGCCacttcttcctctttgtTGCACACACCAGTCGATTTGAACAACGAAACCAAATTGGATGCTGAAATCAAGGGCTTCTTCTCTTTCGCTACCCAAAAATTGGACGAAGTCGTTGTCATTACCAAAAACGTTTCCGGTCAAGATGTTGCTGCTGCTCTAGAAGCTAACGCCAAGTCTGTCGAATCCAGAGGCAAGTCCAAATTTATCCATGACTCCGCAGTTAAGGCCAGAGTTGCCTCTATTGACGAGAAAATGTCTACCAGATCCGCCCCATTCGAACAAAGACTACCTGAACaacaaaaagttttcaacTTGCCATTGTTCCCAACAACCACTATTGGTTCTTTCCCTCAAACTAAAGATATCAGAATTAACAGAAACAAATTCAACAAGGGTACCATCTCTGctgaagaatatgaaaaattcatcaattctgaaattgaaaaggtcATCAGAttccaagaagaaatcggTTTGGACGTTTTAGTCCACGGTGAACCAGAAAGAAACGATATGGTTCAATACTTTGGTGAACAAATTAATGGTTATGCCTTCACTGTTAACGGTTGGGTTCAATCTTATGGCTCCAGATATGTTAGACCACCTATTATTGTTGGTGACTTATCCAGACCAAAGGCTATGTCCGTCAAGGAATCCGTTTATGCTCAATCCATCACTTCTAAGCCGGTGAAGGGTATGTTGACTGGTCCAATTACCTGTTTGAGATGGTCCTTCCCAAGAGATGATGTCGACCAAAAGACTCAAGCCATGCAATTAGCTTTGGCTTTGAGAGATGAAGTTAACGATTTGGAAGCTGCCGGTATTAAGGTTATCCAAGTTGATGAACCAGCTTTAAGGGAAGGTTTACCATTGAGAGAAGGTGCTGAAAGATCTGCTTACTACACCTGGGCCGCTGAAGCTTTCAGAGTTGCTACATCTGGTGTTGCCAACAAGACTCAAATTCACTCTCATTTCTGTTACTCTGACTTGGATCCAAACCATATCAAGGCTTTGGATGCTGATGTTGTTTCCATCGAATTCTCCAAAAAGGACGATGCTAACTACATTGCCGAATTCAAGAACTATCCAAACCACATCGGTTTAGGTTTATTCGATATCCATTCTCCAAGAATTCCATCAAAGGATGAATTTATCGCCAAGATTTCAACCATCTTGAAGAGCTACCCAGCTGAAAAGTTCTGGGTTAACCCAGATTGTGGTTTGAAGACCAGAGGCTGGGAAGAAACTAGATTGTCTTTGACTCATATGGTCGAAGCCGCCAAGTACTTCCGTGAACAATACAAGAATTAA
- the IES5 gene encoding Ies5p (Non-essential INO80 chromatin remodeling complex subunit~similar to YER092W), translating to MPSKDPESVIDKEIRKISARNDELIKQDGTLKREYTTLLRKVSSVITVLNSIDADSGSTDTKVPRLISQATVEKVSELKWYNDQISSIAEKLENKEDIEIPEELTDAFALYKETPLLYNDTHMP from the coding sequence ATGCCCAGTAAAGACCCAGAGAGTGTTatagataaagaaatacgGAAGATATCAGCAAGGAATGATGAGCTTATTAAACAGGATGGTACGCTAAAGAGGGAATATACTACATTATTAAGGAAGGTATCGAGCGTGATAACGGTGCTGAACAGTATTGATGCTGATTCTGGTTCCACTGATACAAAAGTCCCACGCTTAATATCTCAGGCGACAGTAGAGAAAGTATCCGAATTGAAGTGGTACAATGATCAAATATCGTCGATTGCCGAAAAGTTAGAGAACAAGGAGGATATTGAGATTCCGGAGGAGCTGACAGATGCTTTTGCTCTTTACAAGGAAACGCCACTATTATATAACGATACCCACATGCCGTAA
- the TSC11 gene encoding TORC2 complex subunit TSC11 (Subunit of TORC2 (Tor2p-Lst8p-Avo1-Avo2-Tsc11p-Bit61p)~similar to YER093C), protein MSIPHSTKQSSPLSSRHRSVTNTTPLLTPRHSRDNSNTQTSSAKNITSSSPSTIMNESSKRNKQNLVLSTSFISTKKLENSAPSPTSPLLARRTRSTMTKTLLNLKSEINNQYQELARLRKKKDDIEHLRDSTISDIYSGSYSTNHLQKHSMRIRANTQLREIDNSIKRVERHIFDLKQQFDKKRQRSLTASSSIKADVGSIRNDDRQNNDSEELDDHNSLTDQVTLDDDYLTTPTSGTERNSQQNLNRNSTVNSRNNENTSTLSTPDLDNSNKVQLTDDTEKDHGVLENENQIFTSTTTEAATWLVSDYMQSFQEKNVNPDFIAQKANGLVTLLKEHSEIRKDLVLTSFMSSIQNLLLNGSKLIAASAYRVCRYLINSSSFIDELLELRLDAFIIISLAKDNSYQIEREQALKIVRRFIEYSNGVTQGVMQAIISCVEKPEDSLRHMALETLLELCFVAPKMVKECRGMRVIEGFLQDYTSFPLASVILDTILQLMATNKTRQYFLEDFNVSVLTTVFSDTNTKSTVNVEKMQNASTLISITLNSYNGFMLFSNNNFKPLKQLVSFFQIPICAQYLIDIFLDVLKIKPLPYKPRGRHSHSFKPIPSQYYKECMSVNQRLALIVLILENSEFVPHLLQLLSEEDRDDHLVAKGRYLLTEYFNLRMNLVDNKYTSVSKPISKENFTYVNETFQFKKIAYRMNRNRNTIGMSGIDYAQNIKSFSKNIKENTLLREVDDFRFRRMVYDSKVLQTKDFTRWNWNIINELLEGPLLNKKQLEELVKSTKFIRRLLVFYRPLRLRFSNVNKGAKLSQKYVQVGCQFFKTLTATPEGMKILMDDTKIIPQLASLMFRAMEGNISGNIFNKNKLREKIIFGYFKFIGILTQSKNGVHILTRWNFFTVIYKMFQFESKLGLEFLLLTIPELDLKYSSHCRVIIGKALVVANEKVRIEATKHIGDKLKELLSTKESDLKLKANKTKLQQFKMEMLTRQLYDLSPSVVAVADQALYECIVAGNGSEELGTSLRMFLNQMVFIRSPILFELLSRPYGFQLLNEINFVKEERDSWLSKKNIEYVHIVEEFLKKNESINAKSLTFQQKGRLPLHFYESLTKTEDGILLLSQTGDLVTFMNVIKRYVNGNKMATVENAQEILDLKAALWCVGFIGSTELGIGLLDNYSLVEDIIEVAYNTSVTSVRFTAFYVLGLISMTREGCEILDEMGWNCCVSVQDEPIGIALPSRLDRFLSYNEHKWSAFGEYTDEMIVFNKSDGDLIEKSIPIEFNLDKLLKEKDTAENPLNERIIVSKYDNDITSQSITISDENSSLFASEGLSSPYATQYRNDDDSIESKVLNIVSQLGNHILSNHAVKEITDINNKYGPRLFENEKMFFKVFNMMSKYRFKPHVRKFLCGLFINNRALENVIRHDNKRDKRPANFTR, encoded by the coding sequence ATGAGCATACCTCACAGTACGAAACAGAGTAGCCCTCTTTCAAGTCGGCACCGTTCAGTAACAAATACCACTCCACTGTTAACCCCAAGACATAGCCGTGATAACTCGAATACCCAAACCTCAAGCGCCAAGAATATCACCTCCAGCAGTCCATCAACTATAATGAATGAAAGctccaaaagaaataaacaaaacCTGGTGCTTTCGACCTCATTTATCTCTACCAAGAAGCTAGAAAATAGTGCACCTTCACCGACCAGTCCCCTATTGGCAAGACGAACGAGAAGCACAATGACTAAAACACTTTTAAATCTGAAATCCGAAATAAACAATCAATACCAAGAACTGGCTCGATTGCGCAAGAAGAAAGACGATATCGAACATCTTCGGGATTCTACAATATCTGATATCTACTCTGGATCTTACTCTACAAATCATTTACAAAAACACTCAATGAGAATTAGAGCCAATACGCAGCTTAGAGAAATTGACAACTCGATAAAAAGAGTTGAGCGGCATATTTTCGACCTTAAACAACAATTTGATAAGAAAAGACAAAGGTCACTCACAGCATCCAGTTCAATAAAGGCTGACGTAGGAAGCATCAGAAACGATGATCGCCAAAATAACGATAGTGAAGAATTGGACGACCACAACAGTCTGACAGATCAAGTTACCCTTGATGACGACTATCTCACGACTCCCACTTCAGGAACTGAACGTAACAGCCAACAGAACTTAAATCGCAATAGCACCGTCAACTCACGGAATAACGAAAATACTTCTACACTTTCCACTCCAGATTTAGATAATTCTAATAAAGTACAGTTAACGGATGATACTGAAAAAGACCATGGCGTTcttgaaaacgaaaatcAAATCTTCACATCCACAACAACTGAAGCAGCCACATGGCTTGTAAGCGATTATATGCAAagttttcaagaaaagaatgtCAACCCTGATTTTATTGCCCAAAAAGCAAATGGCCTTGTCACTTTGTTGAAAGAACATTCGGagataagaaaagatcTAGTCCTAACTTCATTTATGTCATCAATTCAAAATCTACTCCTTAATGGAAGCAAACTTATTGCAGCATCTGCTTACAGAGTATGTCGCTACTTAATCAATAGTTCGAGCTTCATTGACGAGTTGTTAGAGCTAAGGTTGGATGCATTTATAATAATTTCCCTTGCGAAGGACAATTCTTATCAAATAGAAAGGGAACAAGCCTTGAAAATAGTACGAAGATTCATTGAATATAGCAATGGCGTTACACAAGGAGTTATGCAAGCTATAATAAGCTGTGTTGAAAAACCTGAAGACTCCTTAAGGCACATGGCATTGGAAACTCTGTTGGAGCTTTGTTTTGTCGCCCCAAAAATGGTTAAAGAATGCCGTGGTATGAGAGTAATCGAGGGATTTTTACAAGATTATACTTCTTTTCCACTCGCGTCGGTAATACTTGACACTATTTTACAATTAATGGCTACCAACAAGACAAGGCAGTATTTCCTGGAAGATTTCAATGTATCTGTGTTAACCACGGTCTTTTCCGATACAAATACAAAATCAACCGTTAATGtggaaaaaatgcaaaacGCTTCTACACTTATCTCAATAACTTTGAACAGCTACAATGGCTTTATGCTTTTTtccaacaacaatttcaaacCGCTCAAACAATTGGTAtcattctttcaaattccGATATGCGCCCAATACCTCATTGATATCTTTCTtgatgttttgaaaatcaaaCCACTACCATACAAGCCAAGGGGCAGACATTCTCATTCTTTCAAACCAATCCCATCTCAGTATTACAAAGAATGTATGTCCGTGAATCAAAGGTTAGCGTTAATCGTGCTAATTCTAGAGAACTCAGAATTTGTACCCCATCTCCTTCAGCTTTTGAGCGAAGAGGATAGAGATGACCATCTGGTGGCAAAGGGCAGATATCTTCTTACtgaatatttcaatttaAGGATGAATTTAGTCGACAACAAGTATACTTCAGTATCAAAACCAATTTCCAAGGAAAACTTCACTTACGTGAACGAAACATTCcagttcaagaaaattgcTTATAGAATGAatagaaatagaaataCAATAGGCATGTCAGGCATTGATTATGctcaaaatataaaatcgttttccaaaaatatcaaagagaATACTCTTCTTCGTGAAGTGGATGATTTCCGATTTAGAAGAATGGTTTATGACTCTAAAGTTTtacaaacaaaagattttaCGCGGTGGAATTGGAACATAATTAACGAATTACTTGAAGGACCGTTACTAAATAAAAAGCAACTGGAAGAATTGGTTAAATCAACTAAGTTCATTAGAAGATTATTAGTGTTTTACAGACCACTTAGATTGAGATTTTCCAATGTCAATAAAGGTGCAAAGTTATCTCAAAAGTACGTGCAAGTTGGATGccagtttttcaaaacactCACGGCAACCCCGGAAGGAATGAAAATTCTTATGGATGATACTAAAATTATACCGCAACTGGCATCTTTAATGTTTAGAGCAATGGAGGGAAATATATCAGGTAAcatcttcaacaagaaTAAACTacgagaaaaaataatatttggctacttcaaattcattgGAATATTGACGCAATCAAAGAATGGAGTTCATATCCTGACAAGGTGGAATTTCTTCACCGTTATATATAAGATGTTTCAATTTGAATCGAAACTGGGGcttgaatttttattattaacaATACCGGAATTagatttgaaatattcGTCACATTGCCGAGTCATTATTGGCAAGGCCCTTGTTGTCGCCAATGAGAAAGTTAGGATTGAAGCCACAAAGCATATAGGCGATAAATTAAAGGAACTGTTGTCCACGAAAGAAAGTGATCTTAAGCTGAAAGCGAATAAAACCAAACTACAGCAATTCAAAATGGAAATGCTAACGAGACAATTATACGATTTGAGCCCCAGCGTAGTCGCTGTGGCGGATCAAGCTTTATATGAATGTATCGTTGCAGGAAATGGCTCTGAAGAACTGGGTACCTCACTTAGGATGTTTTTGAACCAAATGGTATTTATCAGGTCTCCAATACTTTTCGAATTGTTGAGTCGTCCATACGGGTTCCAGTTGCTGAACGAAATCAATTTTGTGAAGGAGGAAAGGGATTCGTGgttatccaaaaaaaacatcGAATATGTTCATATTGTGGaggaatttttgaagaaaaatgaatcaATCAATGCGAAGTCCCTCACATTTCAACAAAAGGGTCGCCTACCATTACATTTTTATGAGAGTCTAACGAAAACAGAAGACGGAATATTACTATTAAGCCAAACGGGAGATTTAGTTACTTTCATGAACGTTATAAAAAGATACGTTAATGGAAACAAAATGGCTACAGTAGAAAATGCTCAAGAAATTTTGGACTTAAAAGCAGCATTATGGTGTGTTGGATTTATTGGATCTACAGAACTGGGGATAGGCCTATTGGATAACTACTCATTGGTGGAAGATATTATCGAGGTGGCCTACAATACCAGCGTAACCAGCGTTAGGTTTACAGCATTTTATGTTCTGGGATTAATCAGCATGACCCGCGAAGGTTGCGAAATTCTGGACGAAATGGGGTGGAATTGTTGTGTCAGTGTACAAGATGAGCCTATCGGGATCGCACTACCAAGTAGACTTGATAGATTTCTTTCGTATAACGAACATAAATGGTCCGCGTTTGGCGAGTATACAGATGAGATgattgttttcaataaaagCGATGGTGACCTGATAGAAAAGAGCATACCAATTGAATTTAATTTGGACAAATTACTCAAAGAGAAGGATACCGCAGAAAATCCATTGAATGAAAGAATCATCGTTAGTAAATACGACAATGATATTACAAGCCAAAGTATTACGATTTCGGATGAAAATAGTAGCCTTTTCGCAAGCGAAGGTCTCTCTTCTCCCTATGCTACACAATACCGCAATGACGATGACTCGATCGAGAGCAAGGTACTAAATATAGTGAGTCAGCTAGGCAAccatattctttcaaatcacGCAGTAAAGGAAATTACAGACATAAACAATAAATATGGTCCAAGgctttttgaaaatgagaaaatgTTCTTCAAAGTATTTAATATGATGTCAAAGTATCGGTTCAAGCCACACGTTAGGAAGTTTCTTTGCGGACTATTTATTAACAATAGGGCGCTTGAAAATGTCATCAGGCACGACAACAAAAGGGACAAAAGGCCGGCAAATTTTACACGTTAG
- the AIM11 gene encoding Aim11p (Subunit of TORC2 (Tor2p-Lst8p-Avo1-Avo2-Tsc11p-Bit61p)~similar to YER093C) — MNGTMAEEKKEYKKRRVLQMAKFYGAAAFTLITMRLISRAIKVRKYVPTMFQQNYKLPPFSQRNEAMSALTFASAASLGTFSTLIFGFCWALDISTAREFVFKTRELMDLPQTLDTDTSMDEETAKLTRQLQDLLSSENNK; from the exons ATGAACGGTACTATGGCCgaagagaagaaggagTACAAGAAACGGAGGGTTCTCCAAATGGCCAAATTTTATGGTGCGGCCGCTTTCACCCTGATCACCATGAGGCTAATCTCCAGGGCCATAAAAGTACGAAAAT ATGTTCCCACTATGTTCCAACAAAACTACAAGCTCCCACCATTTTCCCAAAGGAATGAAGCCATGTCTGCATTAACATTTGCATCCGCTGCTTCATTAGGGACGTTCAGCACATTAATATTCGGATTTTGTTGGGCACTTGATATTTCAACAGCAAGAGAGTTTGTCTTTAAGACTAGAGAGCTTATGGATCTTCCACAAACTTTGGACACTGATACAAGCATGGACGAGGAAACCGCCAAATTGACTAGGCAATTGCAAGACCTACTGTCGAGCGAAAACAACAAGTAG
- the PUP3 gene encoding proteasome core particle subunit beta 3 (Beta 3 subunit of the 20S proteasome~similar to YER094C), with the protein MSDPSSINGGIVVAMTGKDCVAIACDLRLGSQSLGVSNKFEKIFHYGHVFLGITGLATDVTTLNEMFRYKTNLYKLKEERAIEPETFTQLVSSSLYERRFGPYFVGPVVAGINSKSGKPFIAGFDLIGCIDEAKDFIVSGTASDQLFGMCESLYEPNLEPEDLFETISQALLNAADRDALSGWGAVVYIIKKDEVVKRYLKMRQD; encoded by the coding sequence atGTCGGATCCAAGTTCTATTAACGGTGGTATCGTCGTTGCGATGACAGGCAAAGACTGTGTGGCGATTGCCTGTGATTTGCGTCTCGGAAGCCAGTCACTAGGTGTGTCGaacaagtttgaaaaaatctttcacTATGGGCATGTGTTCTTGGGGATTACCGGTCTGGCTACCGACGTAACTACTCTGAACGAGATGTTCCGCTACAAGACGAACCTATATAAGttgaaggaagaaagagCCATTGAGCCTGAGACGTTTACTCAATTAGTGTCGAGTTCACTTTATGAAAGAAGGTTCGGTCCATACTTTGTGGGGCCAGTGGTGGCAGGTATCAATTCCAAGTCTGGGAAGCCCTTTATTGCGGGATTTGATCTCATCGGCTGTATCGACGAGGCCAAGGATTTCATCGTTAGTGGCACTGCATCCGACCAACTGTTCGGTATGTGTGAGTCCCTGTACGAACCTAACCTAGAGCCGGAGGATCTTTTCGAAACCATAAGTCAGGCCCTACTAAATGCTGCCGACCGTGACGCTCTGTCAGGCTGGGGGGCTGTAGTATACATTATCAAGAAGGACGAAGTGGTGAAGAGATACTTGAAAATGAGGCAAGATTGA
- the RAD51 gene encoding recombinase RAD51 (Strand exchange protein~similar to YER095W), whose amino-acid sequence MSQVQEQHISESQLQYGNGSLMSTVPADLSQSVVDGNGNGGSDDIAATNGSGDGGGLQEQVLAQGEMEDEAYDEAALGSFVPIEKLQVNGITMADVKKLRESGLHTAEAVAYAPRKDLLEIKGISEAKADKLLNEAARLVPMGFVTAADFHMRRSELICLTTGSKNLDTLLGGGVETGSITELFGEFRTGKSQLCHTLAVTCQIPLDIGGGEGKCLYIDTEGTFRPVRLVSIAQRFGLDPDDALNNVAYARAYNADHQLRLLDAAAQMMSESRFSLIVVDSVMALYRTDFSGRGELSARQMHLAKFMRALQRLADQFGVAVVVTNQVVAQVDGGMAFNPDPKKPIGGNIMAHSSTTRLGFKKGKGCQRLCKVVDSPCLPEAECVFAIYEDGVGDPREEDE is encoded by the coding sequence ATGTCACAAGTTCAAGAACAACATATATCAGAGTCACAGCTTCAGTACGGGAACGGTTCGTTAATGTCCACTGTACCAGCAGACCTTTCACAGTCCGTCGTTGATGGAAACGGCAACGGTGGCAGCGATGATATTGCCGCCACCAACGGCTCCGGCGATGGTGGTGGGTTGCAGGAGCAAGTTCTAGCGCAAGGTGAGATGGAGGATGAAGCATACGATGAAGCTGCCTTGGGTTCGTTTGTACCCATAGAGAAACTGCAAGTGAACGGAATTACTATGGCAGATGTGAAAAAACTAAGGGAGAGCGGGTTGCACACGGCTGAAGCGGTCGCGTATGCTCCCAGAAAGGATTTATTGGAAATCAAAGGTATATCGGAAGCTAAGGCAGACAAGTTGCTTAATGAAGCGGCAAGGCTGGTGCCCATGGGATTTGTCACAGCAGCTGATTTCCATATGAGAAGATCGGAGCTGATTTGTTTGACAACAGGATCTAAGAATTTGGACACGCTTTTGGGTGGTGGTGTGGAAACTGGTTCCATTACTGAGCTTTTTGGTGAATTCAGAACAGGTAAGTCCCAACTATGTCACACTTTGGCCGTGACATGCCAAATTCCATTGGATATTGGTGGTGGTGAAGGTAAGTGTTTGTATATCGATACGGAAGGTACTTTCAGACCGGTAAGATTAGTTTCCATAGCTCAGCGGTTCGGATTAGACCCGGATGATGCTTTGAACAATGTTGCGTATGCAAGAGCCTATAACGCTGACCATCAGCTAAGACTTCTGGACGCCGCTGCCCAAATGATGAGTGAATCCCGGTTTTCCTTGATCGTGGTGGATTCTGTTATGGCCCTTTACCGTACAGATTTTTCTGGTCGTGGTGAATTGAGCGCAAGACAAATGCATTTAGCCAAATTTATGCGTGCTTTACAAAGATTGGCTGACCAATTTGGTGTCGCAGTCGTTGTCACTAACCAAGTGGTCGCCCAAGTTGATGGTGGCATGGCTTTCAACCCAGATCCAAAGAAGCCAATCGGTGGTAATATTATGGCACATTCTTCTACCACGAGACTAGGCTTCAAGAAGGGTAAGGGATGTCAAAGATTATGCAAAGTTGTTGACTCACCTTGCTTGCCAGAGGCCGAATGTGTGTTTGCAATCTACGAAGATGGTGTTGGTGACCCcagagaagaagacgaGTAA